A segment of the Chloroflexota bacterium genome:
GGTGAGCGAGATGCTGGCACTCCTTGGGGGAGTGGTCTATATTGAACGGACGGCAGTGGATTCTCCGACGAACATCAGAAAGACGAAGAAATCTATCCGCAAGGCCTTCCAGGTGCAAATTGATGGTCTGGGCTTCTCAATGGTGGAAATACTCGCCCCCTGCCCCATAAACTGGAAGATGGAACCATTAGAGGCCTGGCAGTGGATCGGTAAAGAAATGACTAAGGTATTCCCACTTGGGGTGATAAAGGACATCACGGGGCAAAAAGATGCTGATTAAGACGATCTTTGCTGGATTTGGAGGCCAGGGGGTACTTTCCATGGGACTTGGCCTGGCTCAGGCAGCTATGATGGAGGGCAAAAACGTGACGTACTTACCCTCCTATGGTGTTGAGGTTCGCGGTGGTACTGCCAACTGCACGGTAGCCGTATCGGATGAAGAGATTGCCTCACCGGTGGCTTCGGCACCGGAATTTGTTGTTGCCATGAATCAACCTTCCCTGGTCAGATTTCAGAATCAGGTCCAATCAGGAGGCGTATTGTTTTTCAATTCTTCGCTGATCAAGGCTGAAGTCTCCCGTGGCGACATCGAGCTTGTTGGAGTTCTGGCAGGCCGTATTGCTGAGGAATTGGGCAGTCCCAGATCGGCCAACATGGTGATGCTGGGGGCATTCACCAAGAAAAGCAATCTGGTCTCCATTGATACCCTGATTGAAGGACTGAAAAGCACCTTGAAGAACAAGACAAAGTTGATTGCCGTCAACAAAAAAGCGCTGATAGCAGGATACGAACTCTTCTAGTAATGATGTAGATAACCTGGGGGTAAGGCTATGTTTGTCAAACAGATTTCGATCAGCCTGGATAATGTGCCGGGGAAGCTCATGGATGTGAGCGAACTCCTGGGCATTGAAGGGGTAAATATCAGGGCCATTTCGGTAGCTGATACTGCCGACATCAGTACGGTGAGGTTTGTCACCGA
Coding sequences within it:
- a CDS encoding 2-oxoacid:acceptor oxidoreductase family protein, with the protein product MLIKTIFAGFGGQGVLSMGLGLAQAAMMEGKNVTYLPSYGVEVRGGTANCTVAVSDEEIASPVASAPEFVVAMNQPSLVRFQNQVQSGGVLFFNSSLIKAEVSRGDIELVGVLAGRIAEELGSPRSANMVMLGAFTKKSNLVSIDTLIEGLKSTLKNKTKLIAVNKKALIAGYELF